One window of the Spirochaetaceae bacterium genome contains the following:
- a CDS encoding zinc-binding dehydrogenase — protein sequence MQALVAAACMPTARVAAKLELAETLGPLVPVQVGTDSPAQVARSLTGGWGADIVFECSGAAAAAAAAVEPLRPGGCAVLVGMPGEPVALDVVAAQVKEARLETVFRYAHVYPRALALMESGAIDVRPLITDTFAFADSVAAFEFAAAMPEASVKAQITLQ from the coding sequence ATGCAGGCGTTGGTGGCGGCGGCGTGCATGCCCACCGCCAGGGTGGCCGCCAAGCTGGAGCTTGCCGAGACGCTCGGGCCCCTGGTGCCGGTGCAGGTCGGCACCGATTCGCCGGCGCAGGTGGCGCGCTCGCTGACCGGGGGGTGGGGTGCGGACATCGTGTTCGAGTGCAGCGGCGCGGCGGCGGCCGCGGCCGCCGCCGTGGAGCCGTTGCGCCCCGGCGGCTGCGCCGTGCTGGTGGGTATGCCGGGTGAGCCGGTCGCGTTGGACGTGGTGGCGGCGCAGGTCAAGGAGGCGCGCTTGGAGACGGTGTTTCGCTACGCCCACGTCTATCCGCGGGCACTCGCGCTGATGGAGAGCGGCGCCATCGACGTGCGGCCCCTGATCACCGACACGTTCGCCTTCGCCGACAGCGTGGCGGCATTCGAGTTTGCCGCGGCCATGCCGGAAGCCAGCGTCAAGGCGCAGATTACGCTGCAATAG
- a CDS encoding class I SAM-dependent methyltransferase, whose translation MDPRLAVNRQNWNERVPVHAASDFYGVDRFKAGAISLNDIEREEVGPVAGKSLLHLQCHFGMDTMSWSRLGARATGVDFSDAAIELARDLNAELGLGTRFIRSNVYDLPDVLDEQFDVVYTASGVLVWLPDLAAWAKVVARFLKPGGTFYLFEGHPLCHIFADDGDLGDTELRVRNPYFPDPDGTLYGGDGYSYAGDQRIPSPSYEWRHSMAEILNALLDAGLRLQFLREFPLSNYRALPGMVRCRDGWWRLPENNASIPQMFSLKATR comes from the coding sequence ATGGATCCGCGCCTGGCCGTGAACCGGCAGAACTGGAACGAACGGGTGCCGGTGCACGCCGCCTCCGACTTCTACGGCGTGGACCGGTTCAAGGCGGGCGCCATCTCGCTCAACGACATCGAGCGCGAGGAGGTCGGTCCGGTGGCCGGCAAGAGCCTGCTGCACCTGCAATGCCACTTCGGCATGGACACCATGTCGTGGTCGCGGCTCGGCGCACGGGCGACCGGCGTGGACTTCTCCGACGCGGCGATCGAGCTGGCCCGCGACCTGAACGCGGAACTGGGGCTCGGCACGCGATTCATTCGCAGCAACGTGTACGACCTGCCGGACGTGCTCGACGAGCAGTTCGACGTGGTGTATACCGCCTCCGGCGTGCTGGTGTGGCTGCCCGACCTCGCCGCCTGGGCGAAAGTGGTGGCACGATTCCTGAAGCCCGGCGGCACCTTCTACCTGTTCGAAGGCCACCCGTTGTGCCATATCTTCGCCGACGACGGCGACCTGGGAGATACCGAGTTGCGCGTGCGCAATCCCTACTTTCCCGATCCAGACGGCACGCTCTACGGCGGCGACGGATACAGCTACGCGGGAGACCAGCGGATTCCCTCGCCGAGCTACGAGTGGCGCCACAGCATGGCGGAGATTCTGAACGCCCTGCTCGATGCCGGGTTGCGGCTGCAGTTCCTGCGCGAGTTCCCGCTCAGCAACTATCGCGCGCTGCCCGGCATGGTGCGTTGCCGCGACGGCTGGTGGCGGCTGCCTGAGAACAACGCCTCGATCCCTCAGATGTTCTCCCTGAAGGCAACCAGATAA
- a CDS encoding aldolase/citrate lyase family protein, giving the protein MELRKNRIKQKLAAGGVATVVSGITHPDDIDAFGPIAEATGIDGVWLEGEHGAVDAADLGNLTRACDIWGLTSVVRVNDNHQGLIYRTLDRGAQAVVVPHVNTRAEAENVVAGGKFAPTGKRGMYTSRQYYGVDGYVHSGNDETCLIVLIEDIAAHANLDEILAVDQIDVFFVAPSDFAASMGHIGDTGHPAVRGKIEDSIRRIVAAGRVAGSLTGNEDVADYVAMGVRFVLTATKGWLQAGAAGFTAAARGGS; this is encoded by the coding sequence ATGGAACTGCGCAAGAATCGCATCAAGCAGAAGTTGGCGGCCGGCGGGGTGGCCACCGTGGTCAGTGGCATCACCCATCCCGACGACATCGACGCGTTCGGTCCGATCGCCGAGGCCACCGGCATCGATGGGGTGTGGCTGGAGGGAGAGCACGGCGCGGTGGACGCGGCCGACCTCGGCAACCTTACTCGCGCCTGCGACATCTGGGGCCTCACCTCGGTGGTGCGCGTCAATGACAACCACCAGGGGCTGATCTACCGGACGCTCGACCGCGGCGCTCAGGCGGTGGTAGTGCCGCACGTCAACACCCGCGCGGAAGCGGAAAACGTCGTGGCGGGCGGCAAGTTCGCGCCGACAGGCAAGCGCGGCATGTACACCAGCCGCCAGTACTACGGCGTGGACGGCTACGTGCACAGCGGCAATGACGAAACCTGCCTGATCGTGCTGATCGAGGACATCGCCGCGCACGCCAACCTGGACGAGATCCTTGCCGTCGATCAGATCGACGTGTTCTTCGTCGCGCCGTCCGACTTTGCCGCCTCCATGGGCCACATCGGCGACACCGGCCACCCGGCGGTAAGGGGAAAGATCGAAGACTCGATCCGGCGCATCGTGGCGGCCGGCAGGGTTGCCGGTTCGCTGACCGGCAACGAGGACGTGGCGGACTACGTCGCCATGGGGGTGCGCTTCGTCCTCACGGCAACCAAGGGCTGGCTGCAGGCGGGTGCCGCCGGGTTCACCGCGGCTGCACGCGGCGGTTCCTGA